The genomic window GTACGCCAACTTCTCCCCCATCACCTCCACGGTGAAGACTTCGCCTTCGCGAATGTGGGTGAGGTTGTCGAACATGGTCAGCGTCGCCAAGCCAGTGTGCCCTGTCAGCACCGAGTGCGTACCGGCGCCACCGACGGGTAGCGCCGTGCCGTACAGGTGCCCGACGCCATGGGATAGGACGCTCGAGTCGGTGCCGTGGTAGACGGGCAAATCGATCCCGACCGACGGCGCCCGCAGGCGCGCCATGTTGTCGAAGGCGTCGAGGTGCCCAAGGTACTCGCGGTACTCCTCCGAGTTTTTGTCCGGCCCCGTAGTCCACGGGTCCGGGGCTCCGAACTCCGGCAGCCGGGAGTTATAGTCCCGAGCCGCAGCCAGCGCGGCATCCCGCTCAGCAGGGTCGAGCTGCGCCACGTTGCGCGAATATTCTTCCGCAATCCGGTTTTGCTCGACGTTTTTGTAGTGCGTCAGCACGACCGGAGTGAGAAAGATGAGGGCGGCGATTACGAGGTAGACGACGGAGCGGTAGCGTTTCCACCACCCACGACGGAGCGCCCGCGTGACCATCACAGGCTGCGCGCGGTCATCGCCTGCTTGCATTTCGACTCCTCACATTCGCGAACGCACCCTTGGCAGATAAGCCTTCTCCTGTCGGATTGATCCCTTCGTCTTATGCCGTTGCGCGGGAATCCTTGTAGCTGGTGTACAGGCCACGGGCCAAGAAGGCCACGCCAACCAGGAAGGCGATCAGGATGCCCCAGGCACCGGTAGCCGGCAGCTGGCCGATGATGGAATCACGCTGGTTCTCCACGGAGACGGACAGCGCGCGGTTATCGATGTCCACGTTGACCGGCTGCGGCTGCGGGTTACGGACGAAGCCCTCTGGGGCCTTGGTCTCCAGCACGCAGTAGGTGTTGCTCACAGTGCCGGTCGCACCGGTGGAGGTGGACTGCAGCGGGATCGCGTAGCCGTTCGCCGTTGCGTCAGAGGCGTCATCGGCCCCACCGCCGGCGGTAGTCAGCTCAGTAACGGTATTACCACCGGTTTGCTCGGAAGAAACCTCGACGGCGTCACCGAGCAGCTGGTAGCTTCCGTCATCCTGCGCAGAGCACTGGTAGAGCTCGAAGGTTGCGCCGTTCAGCGAACCTTCCGAAGCCGGCGAGGTCTTCGTAATGGTCAGGTCGCCGAAGACGGTGTTGGTCGGGGTATCACCGTCGTCGGTGGTACTGTCCTGGCCGTTCGGAAGCTCCACGGTCGCGGAGTTGTTGATGACCCCGCCTTCTGGAATGGACTTAACAACCGCTGGGAAGTTGACGCTGACCTGCAAATCCGATTTGGACTGGCGGGCCTCCTGCAGCTTTGCGCGGCCCTCGGGGGTGAAGTTGACGCGGACTTCCTGTCCGTTCACCGAGATTTCGTAGTCGGTGCCGCCGGCCAGATCGACATCGCCGTTGTTACTGACTGTCACGTCGCCGACCGCCGGGGCGTCCAGGTTCTCAACCAGGTTATCCACGATGTTGAAGCGGTTTAGATTCCCTGCCGGAACCGGAGCGTTGATGGTGTATTCCAGGGCCTTGCCGATGGTGACGCCGTCATCCTTGACCTGCTTGTTTGGGGTCACGTCCTGGTTCTTCGGCTGAACGGTGCGGGTGTATTCCCATTCGCCGTTGTTGTCATACGGAAGGGTGACGAAGAACGGGGCCGCCACGGTGTAGTTCTGGAACTGGACCTCGGTGACGCGGTAAACGCCCACGGACAGGCCGTTGGCGGCCGTGGTCAGGTTAATAACACCCTGAGCGTTGGTGGTGAAGACGCCGTCTTCACCACCGTTAACCGCGGTCACGTCCAGGTTCTCATCTTCAGGGTTGAGGTCGCCAACCTCTGCCCAGCCGGCCGGGTCCGTCAGATCGATGCCGTTAACGCGCTCGACGCGGAACTTTGCCCCCGGGAGCGGGGTGGAGGTGTCGCCCGGATCGCCTAGGAACTTCTCAATGTTCAGCGCCACGTCCTGGCTAGCGTCAATGACGCTGGCGGCGGCGTTTGCATCGGCGTTCGGGGCCAGAGTGGCTTCAGCGCCAGTCTCCTGGTCAGTCTCCTGGGCCAGGGCGAAGTTCGCGCCTGCACCGATAAAACCAGTGGTCAGGGTCAGGGTAGTCGCAGCCACTGCGGCGGCAATCTTCTTGGAAGCGGTCATGTTTTACAGGCCTCTCAGCTTAAGAAATATGTCCCCTTAGACCCTTCACCACGAGTGGTGATCGGCAGGCCTCGGGAGTATGCACAACACAGGAGATCTTAAGCCACCCACTAATTAAACACAAGTCCTACAGCCCCCAGAAGTCCCCCTCACCTTACTTAGGCTTTTAAGTAATCTTGATTGCGCACATTTCCATATGCTGCACAGATAGAACTATCAGTCAAAGTAGTCCATCGCAGCTCAAATATACACAATAGCGGTTGCGGAGCCACTCCGCTCATGCTACAGAGTGACATAAATGTCGCAATCCTCACGCTACGCTATAGAAACTCCGAGCGTTCCTTCAGCTTTTCGATACAGCCGGCCCCACACAGCACGTTTTATATTCATACTCTCCTTGCCCCAGCACAGCCCCTTCGCCCGACTGAAGCTGGTAGACACTCTGGGTATAGAAAAACCCGCCACCCACGCTAGCCGCGTGGAATGACGGGTGTGAAACCTAGTAGGTACTAGGCGGAAGCTTCCGCAGCCGAGGCAGCTACCTCGGCCGGGGCAATGTTGACGATGCGACGCCCGCGCTTGACACCGAACTCGACGGAGCCGGCCTCGAGCGCGAACAGGGTGTCGTCGCCGCCACGGCCCACGTTCTCACCCGGGTGGAACTTGGTGCCGCGTTGGCGAACGATGATCTCGCCGGCCTTGACCTGCTGACCGCCGAAGCGCTTAACGCCGAGGTACTTCGGGTTGGAGTCACGACCGTTAGAAGTGCTGGATGCACCCTTCTTGTGTGCCATTGTGGTTTCCCTCCTTCAAGGGGTGTCTAGTGCAAGCCTCGCAGCTTACTTGATACCGGTAATCTTCAGAACAGTAAGCGGCTGGCGGTGGCCCATGCGCTTCTTGTAACCAGTCTTGTTCTTGTACTTCATGATGTTGATCTTCGGGCCCTTGGCCTGATCAACGATCTCAGCGTCGACCTTGACCTTAGCCAGGTCATCGGCCTTCGACTTGACGTTTGCGCCATCGACGAGCAGAACCGGGGTGAGAGCCACGGCAGAGCCTGGCTCACCCTCGATCTTCTCGACCTTGACGAGGTCACCTTCGGCAACCTTGTACTGCTTTCCGCCGGTCTTGACGATCGCGTACATAGAGGGTTACCCCTTATCTAAACTCGGCTCAGGGGCAGGCGAGGCCCAGCCCCTGAATGGACAATTACTTTTGCGCTTGAGTCCAGTGCCGGCGCGACACGTAAGTCATGAGACTTCTGGCGCGGCTCAACTGGACTTAAACGGCGACTTGGAAATCCTACCCCGACGGGACTGGAAAAGACAAACCGCGTCTTTCCTGCACCCGCCGGTCACACCAATTTCTGCCTATTTCCTGCTTCGGCGCGTCGCCCGGCGGCGGCCCCGGGTGGACTGCTTCCGGGTTTCTGCACCACCGCCGGCTTTGTGTCCATCGGTGTCACGCCGCGGCTGGTTTGCACGGGCAAGACCGGACTCCGCCTGCTCCGGCTGGGCGGCCTTCGTCGAGCGTCGCACTGCCCGCCGGCGGCGCCCGCGGACCACGGTTTTGGTGTTGTCCTCGGCCTGCACCGCAGAACCAGCCCGCGAGACCTGGGCCGGGGCCTGCTCCTGTGCCGGAGCGGACTGCCCGCCGCGAGGGTTGCCGCGCCCACCGCGCTGTCCGCCGCTGCGGCGAGTAGCCCGGCGACGGCCACGCTTGCCGCGCGCCGGCTGGTCCGGGGAAGAATCGCCGGCATCGTCAGCAGCGTCCTCCGCCTGGGCCTGCACGCTGGCCGCAGGCTGCGCGGAACCACTGCCCTGGCGCGGGAAATCCTCCCGGCGCGGACGGTGATCGGAACGCGAGTTCCCGCGGGTCTTGCGCTTGCGACGCGGCGAGGACTCGAATTCCTCGACCGCCTCGTCGTAGGAGGTGGCGCCACCAGCTTGTTCCGGCTGGGCGTCCTCGTCCGGCACGTAGTCCTTGAACTCGGCGACATCGTCTCTGTCGGCGGCGTTGTCGGCCGCGGCGAAAGCGATCTTCTCAATATCGCTGACCGAGTCCTGGGACTGATCATCGCGGGGCTGGTCGTCGCGGGAGCGGTTCGAGCGACCTCCCCGGCTGCCGCGGCGACGGCGGCGACGCGAGGAGCCCTTGCGGTCCTCGGAATCGCGGTCGCGGCGGTCGTTGCGCTCGTCGTGATCTTCGCCGTCGTGGGCGGCGCTGTCGTCCTTGACCACGCTGGCCACCAGCTGGTCGATCTCCTTGGTGCCGTCGCGGGACTCGGACTTGGAGCCCTGCTTTTCGTCGGAGCGCTGGTCGCGCCCCTGGCCCGAGTCCGCGTGGTTGTGGTTGCGGCGGTCGTGGTGCCCGTGGCTGGAGTGATCGTCGGTGTGCTCGACCGGGTCGTCGTGAGTGATGATGCCGCGGCCCTGGCAGTGCTCGCACTCGGTGGAGAAGGTCTCCAGCAGTCCTGCCCCCAGGCGCTTGCGGGTCATCTGCACCAGGCCCAGCGAGGTGACCTCGGAGACCTGGTGGCGGGTGCGGTCGCGGCCCAGGGCCTCCTTGAGGCGACGCAGGACCAACTCCTGGTTTTCGGGCAGCACCATGTCGATGAAGTCGACGACGATCATGCCGCCCAGATCGCGCAGGCGCATCTGCCGCACGATCTCTTCTGCGGCCTCAAGGTTGTTGCGGGTCACGGTCTCCTCAAGGTCACCGCCGGAGCCGGTGAACTTGCCGGTGTTGACGTCGATGACGGTCATGGCCTCCGTACGGTCGATGACCAGCGTGCCGCCCGAAGGCAGCCACACCTTGCGGGCCAGGGCCTTCTGCAGCTGCTCGTCGATCCGATAGACCTCGAAGGCGTCCTGGCCGCCGTGCTTTTTCCGATCGAAACGCTCCACCCGGTCTGCCAGGTCCGGGGCGACCGACTGGATATAGGCGTTGACCGTGTTGAAGGCTTTCTTGCCGTCCACGACCAGGTGCTTGAAGTCGCCGTTGAACAGGTCGCGGACGACCTTGACCAACATGTCCGGCTCCTCGTAGAGGGTCACCGGCTTCGCGCCCTTGGACCTCTTTTCCTTCTCCGCGCGCTCCTGGATGTCCTCCCAGACCCCGTGCAGGCGGCCAACGTCCGTGGCGATGGCCTCCTCGGAGACGTTCTCCGCGGCGGTGCGGATGATCGTGCCACCCTCGCCCGGCACGACGCGCTGCAGGATCTCCTTAAGGCGCTTGCGCTCCGGGGCGGGCAGCTTGCGGGAAATACCGGCGCTGCGGCCGTTCGGCACGTAGACCAGGAAGCGGCCAGCCAGGGAGATCTGCGTGGTCAGGCGCGCACCCTTGTGCCCGATCGGGTCCTTGGATACCTGGACCAGGATCTGGTCGCCGGACTTTAAGGCCTGCTCGATCTTGCGGGAGCGGCCTTTGAGCCCCATGGCGCGCCAGTTCAGCTCGCCGGCGTAGAGCACGCCGTTGCGGCTCTCGCCGAAGTCGACGAAGGCGGCTTCCATCGACGGCAGCACGTTCTGGACCCGACCCAGGTAGATATTGCCGATGAGCGAGGCCTGCGAGTCCGAGGTCACGAAGTGCTCGACTAGGAGATCGTCTTCCAGGACGCCTACTTGGGTGACGGAACCGGCGTGGTCGACGCGCTGGCGCTCGCGCACCACCATCGTGCGCTCAACGGATTCCCGGCGCGCCAGGAACTCCGCCTGGGAAACGATGTGCTTGCGCTCCCGGCCCTTCTCGCGCATCTCCGCCCGGCGGCGCTTCTGCGCCTCGATGCGGGTCGAGCCCTTGATGCCGCGCGGGGCCTCGATTCGCTCCGGCTCGTCGTCATCGCCGCCCGCATCATCCGGCTCGGCCTGTCGGGCCGGCTTGGCGGCATTCGCCTGTGGGGCGATGAAGACCGGCGCGTAATCCGCGGCATTATCCTTGGCCGCTGCCTGGTGCGGCGGCGTCAGGGCCGCGACCAGATCCTCCAGGTCCTCGTCGCGCTCGAGATCAGCGTGCTCGTCCTCGGCCTGTGCAGTGTCAGTCTGGTCAGCCTGGTCAGCCTGCGTGCTGCCGATGCCGTCCTGGTCACCGTGGCCGGCTGCTGCCTCGGCGTCGTCGGCGCCGTCGGACGCCTCGGTCGTGGCGAGGTTCTGCAGCTCGGACTCGACCTTGTCGGCGATCTGGTTGAACTCGTTTTCCACGTTCTTGCGCACGCGGTCGCGCAGTTTTTCCTCGGCGGCTGTAGCCACGGCATCGGCCGAGTCCTCATGCTTGGGCTCGTCGCCTGCCGGGACCTCGGCATCCGAGGCCTGCTCGCGCGGCTCCTCGTCCTGCTGCTGCGGCTTGGCCGGGGCGGCGGCGCGCACGGCCTGCTTCTTGGTGGACTTGCGGGTTGCGCGCTTGCGGGTCTTCTTGGGCTTGTCCGCGCTCTTGTCCGCGGCGTTATCCTCGGCCTGCTCCTCAGCCGGGGCGCCCTTTTCCGGCTTGGCCTCCTCGGACTTGCCCTCCTCGGCCTTAGCCTTCTCGGAGTTAGTGGCGGCCCGCTTGCCCTTGGTCGTGGCCTTCCGCTTGTTCTTAGTGGACTTGGTGGACTTGGTGGCCTTCTTCTTGGCCTGGGGCGCGTCCTGGGCCTCGGGCTCCGGGTCGGTTGTGGCCGCGGAGGGGGCATCGCCAGCCGGGGCCTGCGAGCCGGCGGCTTGGATGCGGTCGAGCATCTGCTCGGCCTCCGCCTTGCTCAGGCCGGACTGCGGGGCTTTCTTGATGCCCTGCTGGGCGAACTGTTCCACCAGGGCCTTGGAGGAAATCCCCAGCATCTTAGCGAGGGCGTAGAGCCGCGTCTTCTCCTTCAGCTGGCTCCTACCGATTCGCTCGGCCAACGCGGCGGCCGCCGATAAATCCGTATTCTGTTCGTTTTTAGTCTTTGCAGCCACGGGCTACTCCTGACGTCTAGTGGCGCGAGGGCAAGCTCGCCGCGGGGCCGCGCAAGTCATCCAAGCTGCAGGCAAGCACACCGCGGGGCTTTCTACCCTGAAAGCGCCGAAAGTTTAAGTGTTAAAGATTGAGTATTTAGTTATGCACAACTGCAAGCCCGGCACACAGGCTCTAGCTCCTATTGTGGCACACTTGGGCACCCGCTTCTTCCCACACCTGCCCGAGCGCGCGGAAATTCGCGCTATGTTAGCTTAAGACCATGTCCGACGGCGAACTCGTGCCCACCTCACCGGCAGCAGCAATCCGGCACTACCGGCGGCGCAACGAGTTCAACCCGCGCGAGCTGCTTGCCTTCACCACCACGGCGAGCTTCGGCGTGGGCTTTTTCTTCCTAGACCATACGGCCTTCTACGTCCTTGGCGCGCTGTGCCTGGTGGCGGCGGTGGCCAGCGGGGTCAAGATCGCCCGCCACTACCAGAAGGCCGTGGCCGTCTCGCAAACGGAATTCCGGGACGGCGACTACCCCGCCGCCGCCTACTTCGCCCCGCTCATTCCCATCGTCGCGCCCCTGCTGGCCCTGCCGGCACAGGCGCTCGGCTGGGATTTTTCGGTCCCGCCGGCGGTGGCCACGCTGTCCACGGCGGCGTTTTACAGCGTGGGACTGTTTCTTTCCGGCACCGTGCACTTCCGGCGCTCCTACAGCATTGGCCGCCGGCGCATCCAGCGGATGGACTTCGAGCTGACCGAGCTGACCGCCACCACGCAACGCCTGGCCGAGGAGAATACCGATATCCTCGCCGCGCTCATCGCCGTCGGCGCCGTCGACGGCAACGAGGTGAGCTTGAAGGGACTTCACAGGATTCTGGACCCCGCGCTGGCCGCGGACGAGGAAGCGCTGCGCGAGCGCCTGCAGGAGCTAGACAGCGCCAAGCTGGTTAAGCTCCGCGTGCCCATCTGGCAGGGAGAATCCGCCCGCTGGGATATGAGCATTACTCCCCTGGGCGTGCACGCGCTGAGCGAGTCGCAGCGGCGCTAAATCCAGCCCCCGCAGTGTGCCCGCGTAGTAATGCTTTGAATGTACGAAACCCCCGCGCGGTGGCCGGAATACCGAGGCACCGCTGGCGGGGGCAGTAAAGAGGTTGCGTCTTAGAGGTTCGGGAACCAGATGGAGATCTCGCGCTCAGCGGACTCCGGGGAATCGGAGCCGTGAACGACGTTCTCACCGACGGTCAGGGCGAAGTCACCGCGGATGGTGCCCGGGGTGGCCTTCTCGACCGGGTGGGTGCCGCCGGCCAGCTGACGCCAGGCAGCAATGGCGCTTTCGCCCTCGACGATGCCTGCGACCAGCGGAGCGGAGGTGATGAAGTCCACGAGCTCGCCGAAGAACGGCTTGTCCTTGTGCTCAGCGTAGTGCTTTTCTGCGGTTTCGCGGTCTGCGGTGCGCAGATCCATTTCCACCAGCTTGAGGCCCTTGCGCTCAATGCGGGAGATGATTTCGCCTACGTGGCCGTTCTTGACGCCGTCCGGCTTGATGAGAATAAGAGTACGTTCAGTCATACCGGCCATCGTACCGAATACCGAGCGATCCTTCGCACTGGAGCCGCCAAAAATCGGCCACGACCGCGGTACGCGGTCGCGCTAGCGGCCGGTGGTCAGCTGGCTGACCATGGCTTCGGCCTCGTCGTGGCCGACGTGGCGGTACCACAGCCGGACCTGCTTGACCGCGGTGCCGTACTTGCCGGCGGAGACGAGCTCGCGGATTTCTTCTTCGCGCTCCGGGGAGAAATCTGCCTGGCGCAGGGGGCGATCCTTGCCTGGGCGATCCTGGTCCCCGCGGAACAAGGCCAGCGCCAGGAAGGCGGCCGCCACGATAAGCCCCACCGCGATGACCGCGCCCGGCCAGTTGAAAGCGCGCGCGAGGATGACCACCACGCAGGCCAGCGCGGCCAGCAGCGAATACACGTAGCGCACGGCGGCCTCCCTAGCTCTTCTGATCCAGGTGTTGGGTGGTCAGCAGGCCGCGCTCCATGCGCGCGATGAGGTTGGAGCGCAGGTAAGCCGCCAGCAGCCAGACCAGCCCGAAGACCACCATGATGGCCACGATCGACCAGTGGATAAACAAGCCGGCAATAATGCCGAGCACCTGCACGGCCAGGATGACGTTCAGCGACCACCGGCGGCTGGCGAAGGCCAGCATGACCAGGTGGAAGACCATCAACGCCACGACGATGGCGATGTTGACCCCGGTCCACAGCTCACCGCTGTAGAGCATGCGCAGCATCGGCAGCGCCAGCACCAGGGTGAGCGCCTCCAGGGTCAGGGTGCTGGAGATGACCATCCCGTTAAAGCCCTTGATTGGGTCCTTGACGGGTTTGTGCCCCATGCCCAGAGGCCCGACGTCCTTGGGGGTATCCGTCATGCCGGCTCCTTTCCAAACATCGCGCGTGCCTCACCGGCGGTGACCACCGATCCGGTGATGACAATACCGGAACCGGACTGGATTTCCGCATCCTCGGCCAGCTCGACGGCCTGGGCGTATGCCGACTGCAGGTCGGGCTCGACATAGACGCGCTCCTCGCCGAATATGTCGCGGGCCAGCTCCGCCAGCTCGTAGGCGTCCAGCGCCCGCGGGGAGCTGTTCTGGCTGATGACAATCTCGGTCAGCACGTCCTCCAGCGCGGTAAGTATCCCGGTAGCGTCCTTGTCGCCTAGGATGGCGACCACGCCGACCAAGCGGGCGAAGTCGAAGTCCCGGCCCAGGGCCTGAGCCAGGGCGCGGGCGCCGTGCGGGTTGTGCGCGGCGTCGATGAACGTGGTCGGCGACTGCCGCATGCGCTCCAGGCGGCCCGGAGAAATGGTCTGGGCGAAGCCGTTGCGCACGCTCGCCGCGTCCAGCGGGTGCCCGGCCGAGGCCCCGAAGAAGGCCTCCACGGCGGCCAGGGCGACCGCGGCGTTGCGGGCCTGGTGCTCACCGGCCAGGGGCAAGAAGACGTCCTCGTACAGGCCGCCCAGGCCCTGGATGCGTAGCTGCTGGCCGCCCACGGCGATGGTGGATTCCAGCGCGGCGAACTCGCTGCCGGCGCGCGCCACGCCCGCGTCCACGGCCACGGCCTGCTGCAGCAGGACCTCCATGGCTTCCGGCTCCTGCTCCGCCAGGATGGCGATGTTCTCGGCCGGGGTGATGGGGTCGTCGGCGTCTGGGCGGGCCTTAATAATGCCGGCCTTCTCCCCCGCAATTTCGGCGAGGGTATCGCCCAAGTAATCGGTGTGGTCCATGCCCACCGGGCAGACGACCGCGACCTCGGAGTTGACCACGTTGGTCGCGTCCCAACGCCCGCCCATGCCGACCTCGATGACGGCGACGTCGACCGGGGCATCGGCAAAGGCGGCATAAGCGATGGCCACCAGGACCTCGAACTTGGACATGGCAGGGCCGCCGACCGCCAGCGACTCAGCGTCCACCATCTCCACGTAAGGCCGGATCTCGCGCCAGATGCGCACGTAGTCGCGCGGGTGGATGGGCTTGCCGTCGATGCCAATGCGTTCGGTCACCCGCTGCAGGTGCGGGCTGGTGAACAGGCCGACCCGGCGGTGGAAGGCCCGCAGCAGCGAGTCGATCATCCGCGACGTCGAGGACTTGCCGTTGGTGCCGGCCACGTGGATGGCCTGGAAGGCCCGCTCCGGGTGGCCGAGCAGGTCCATGAGCTTTTCGATGCGCTCCAGCGAGGGCTCGATCTTCGTCTCCGGCCACCGAGCGTTGAGTTCCTCTTCGACCTCGGCGAGCTCGCGCAGTTCCTCGGCGCTGACGGTCTCCGGCGCAGGTGCGGAATAGTCCTCCGCCCCGCCCAGGTTGAGCGTGAGCCCCGACTCGGTGATTTCGACCGGCGAGCCCTCGGTGCCCTCCTTGAGGGCGTCGACGATCTCGTATTCGGTCTCCTGCTCCTTCTCGCGGTCCTGCTCGCGGCCGTTGCCGCCGTTTCCGGTACGGTCAGTCACTACTTGAGCGCCTCCAAACGCGCGCTGATGCGGTCGACTTCCTCCTGCGCCACGGTCTGGCGGGTGCGGATCTTTTCCACGACCTCTTCCGGGGCCTTAGCTAGGAAGTTGTCGTTGCCGAGCTTCTTGGTGGTCTGTTCCAGTTCCTTGTTGGCCTTGGCCAGGTCCTTTTCCAGGCGCTTGCGCTCGGCCGCGACGTCGACGGCCCCGGAGGTGTCCAGGGTGACTTCGACTGTGGCCTGCGACAGGCGGACCTCGATGGAGGCGGACTCGGTAAAGTCCTCGCCCGGCTCGGTGGTCTTGGCCAGGTTGCGCACCAGTGCCTCCTGGTCGGACAGGTCCGCGGCGGCGAAGTCCAGCCGGCCCGGCACCTTCTGGGAGGGCTTAACCCCCTGGTCGGAGCGGAAGCGGCGCAGCTCGGTGATGAGCTTTTCAGCGTCCTGGATGCGGCGGGCGGCGACCTCGTCGGTCGCGGCGCCGCCGTTGGTGTCCTCCGCGGTCGGCCAGTCAGCCACAACCAGGGACTCGCCGCCGGTCAGGGCCTTCCAAAGGACCTCGGTGACGAATGGCATGGTCGGGTGCAGCAGGCGCAGCACGACGTCGAGGACGCGGCCGAGCAAGATCTGGGTAGTGCGGGCGCGCTGCTTTTCGGCCTCGTCGGCCGGCTCGCGCGCGATCTGGGTCTTGGCGATCTCGACGTACCAGTCGCACAGCTCGTCCCAGGCGAAGTGGTAGAGCAGCTCGTTGGCCTTGGCGAACTGGAAGTCGTCCAGGTAGGCGTCGACGCGGGCGCGGATCTGCTCGGCGCGGTCCAGGATCCAGCGATCAGCGTCGGTCAGCGCCTCGCGCTCCGGAAGCTCCGCCACGCCGGCGCCGTTGAGCAGGGCGAACTTGGTGGCGTTAAAGAGCTTGGTGGCGAAGTTACGCGCCGAGGCCGCCGCGTCCGGGCCCAGCGGCAGGTCGACGCCCGGGTTGGCGCCGCGGCCCAGGGCGAAGCGCAGCGCGTCCGCGCCGTAGTCGCGGACCCAGTCCATCGGGTCGATGCCGTTGCCCAGGGACTTGGACATCTTGCGGCCCTGCTCGTCGCGCACCAGGCCGTGCAGGTAGAGATCCGCAAACGGCACCTGCGGGCGCCCGTCGCTGCCCTGCCCCAGCAGTTCCGGGGTCTGGGTGGCGGCGAAGGTACCGAACATCATCATGCGGGCGACCCAGAAGAACAGGATGTCGTAGGCGGTGACCAGCACGTTGGTCGGGTAGAACTTCTCCAGGTCCGGGGTCTTTTCCGGCCAGCCCAGGGTGGAAAACGGCCACAGCGCGGAGCTGAACCAGGTATCCAGGACGTCTGGGTCCTGCTCGTAGCCGGCCGGGGCCTCCTCGTCCGGGCCCACGCAGACCACGTCGCGGTTGCCGTCGGTGTCCTCCGGCCCGTACCAGATCGGGATCCGGTGGCCCCACCACAGCTGGCGGGAGATGCACCAGTCGTGCATGTCGTCGACCCAGTCGAAGTAGCGCGGCTCAAGCGAGGCCGGGTGGATGGTGGTATCGCCTTGGCGGACCGCCTCGCTGGAGTACTTGGCCATCTCCTTGACATTGACGAACCACTGCTTGGACAAGCGCGGCTCGATGGCCTCGCCGGAGCGTTCCGAGTGGCCCACCGAGTGGACGTAGGGGCGGATTTCCTTGACGATTCGCCCCTGCTCGGCCAGCGCCTCGCGGATGGCGACGCGGGCGTCCTCGCGGGTCATGCCGTCGAACTGGGTGCCGGTATCCGCGATGTGGCCGGTCTTGTCCATGATGATGGGCATGTCCAGGCCGTGGCGCTGGCCCATGGCGTAGTCGTTCGGGTCGTGCGCCGGGGTGATCTTGACCGCGCCGGTACCGAATTCCATGTCGACGTAGTCGTCGGCGATGATCTTCAGGCTCAGGTCATCGCGGAACGGGTGCGGGAATTCCTTGCCCACCAGGTCGGCGTAGCGCTCGTCGTCCGGGTGGACGGCGATGGCGACGTCACCCAGCATGGTCTCCACACGAGTGGTGGCCACGACCAGGTGCGGCTCGTTGTCGTCCAGCGAGCCGTAGCGGATGGAGACCAGCTCGCCCTCGACGTCGTCGTAGACGACCTCCATGTCGGACACGGCGGTCTCCAGCACCGGCGACCAGTTGACCAGGCGGTAGTCCTGGTAGATCAGGCCGGCGTC from Corynebacterium confusum includes these protein-coding regions:
- a CDS encoding class C sortase, whose translation is MQAGDDRAQPVMVTRALRRGWWKRYRSVVYLVIAALIFLTPVVLTHYKNVEQNRIAEEYSRNVAQLDPAERDAALAAARDYNSRLPEFGAPDPWTTGPDKNSEEYREYLGHLDAFDNMARLRAPSVGIDLPVYHGTDSSVLSHGVGHLYGTALPVGGAGTHSVLTGHTGLATLTMFDNLTHIREGEVFTVEVMGEKLAYKVTSIETVLPEDIETIRPVVDKDLLTLVTCTPYGINSHRLLVHGERTELPGNIEQEYHSPWQPWMIAAVIIGLFVLLYLLWWIRSQRRKRHAAEGVDASADSKTIKTDNS
- a CDS encoding SpaH/EbpB family LPXTG-anchored major pilin; translation: MTASKKIAAAVAATTLTLTTGFIGAGANFALAQETDQETGAEATLAPNADANAAASVIDASQDVALNIEKFLGDPGDTSTPLPGAKFRVERVNGIDLTDPAGWAEVGDLNPEDENLDVTAVNGGEDGVFTTNAQGVINLTTAANGLSVGVYRVTEVQFQNYTVAAPFFVTLPYDNNGEWEYTRTVQPKNQDVTPNKQVKDDGVTIGKALEYTINAPVPAGNLNRFNIVDNLVENLDAPAVGDVTVSNNGDVDLAGGTDYEISVNGQEVRVNFTPEGRAKLQEARQSKSDLQVSVNFPAVVKSIPEGGVINNSATVELPNGQDSTTDDGDTPTNTVFGDLTITKTSPASEGSLNGATFELYQCSAQDDGSYQLLGDAVEVSSEQTGGNTVTELTTAGGGADDASDATANGYAIPLQSTSTGATGTVSNTYCVLETKAPEGFVRNPQPQPVNVDIDNRALSVSVENQRDSIIGQLPATGAWGILIAFLVGVAFLARGLYTSYKDSRATA
- the rpmA gene encoding 50S ribosomal protein L27 yields the protein MAHKKGASSTSNGRDSNPKYLGVKRFGGQQVKAGEIIVRQRGTKFHPGENVGRGGDDTLFALEAGSVEFGVKRGRRIVNIAPAEVAASAAEASA
- the rplU gene encoding 50S ribosomal protein L21 produces the protein MYAIVKTGGKQYKVAEGDLVKVEKIEGEPGSAVALTPVLLVDGANVKSKADDLAKVKVDAEIVDQAKGPKINIMKYKNKTGYKKRMGHRQPLTVLKITGIK
- a CDS encoding translation initiation factor IF-2 N-terminal domain-containing protein encodes the protein MAAKTKNEQNTDLSAAAALAERIGRSQLKEKTRLYALAKMLGISSKALVEQFAQQGIKKAPQSGLSKAEAEQMLDRIQAAGSQAPAGDAPSAATTDPEPEAQDAPQAKKKATKSTKSTKNKRKATTKGKRAATNSEKAKAEEGKSEEAKPEKGAPAEEQAEDNAADKSADKPKKTRKRATRKSTKKQAVRAAAPAKPQQQDEEPREQASDAEVPAGDEPKHEDSADAVATAAEEKLRDRVRKNVENEFNQIADKVESELQNLATTEASDGADDAEAAAGHGDQDGIGSTQADQADQTDTAQAEDEHADLERDEDLEDLVAALTPPHQAAAKDNAADYAPVFIAPQANAAKPARQAEPDDAGGDDDEPERIEAPRGIKGSTRIEAQKRRRAEMREKGRERKHIVSQAEFLARRESVERTMVVRERQRVDHAGSVTQVGVLEDDLLVEHFVTSDSQASLIGNIYLGRVQNVLPSMEAAFVDFGESRNGVLYAGELNWRAMGLKGRSRKIEQALKSGDQILVQVSKDPIGHKGARLTTQISLAGRFLVYVPNGRSAGISRKLPAPERKRLKEILQRVVPGEGGTIIRTAAENVSEEAIATDVGRLHGVWEDIQERAEKEKRSKGAKPVTLYEEPDMLVKVVRDLFNGDFKHLVVDGKKAFNTVNAYIQSVAPDLADRVERFDRKKHGGQDAFEVYRIDEQLQKALARKVWLPSGGTLVIDRTEAMTVIDVNTGKFTGSGGDLEETVTRNNLEAAEEIVRQMRLRDLGGMIVVDFIDMVLPENQELVLRRLKEALGRDRTRHQVSEVTSLGLVQMTRKRLGAGLLETFSTECEHCQGRGIITHDDPVEHTDDHSSHGHHDRRNHNHADSGQGRDQRSDEKQGSKSESRDGTKEIDQLVASVVKDDSAAHDGEDHDERNDRRDRDSEDRKGSSRRRRRRGSRGGRSNRSRDDQPRDDQSQDSVSDIEKIAFAAADNAADRDDVAEFKDYVPDEDAQPEQAGGATSYDEAVEEFESSPRRKRKTRGNSRSDHRPRREDFPRQGSGSAQPAASVQAQAEDAADDAGDSSPDQPARGKRGRRRATRRSGGQRGGRGNPRGGQSAPAQEQAPAQVSRAGSAVQAEDNTKTVVRGRRRRAVRRSTKAAQPEQAESGLARANQPRRDTDGHKAGGGAETRKQSTRGRRRATRRSRK
- the ndk gene encoding nucleoside-diphosphate kinase; the protein is MTERTLILIKPDGVKNGHVGEIISRIERKGLKLVEMDLRTADRETAEKHYAEHKDKPFFGELVDFITSAPLVAGIVEGESAIAAWRQLAGGTHPVEKATPGTIRGDFALTVGENVVHGSDSPESAEREISIWFPNL